One Drosophila santomea strain STO CAGO 1482 chromosome X, Prin_Dsan_1.1, whole genome shotgun sequence DNA segment encodes these proteins:
- the LOC120456025 gene encoding uncharacterized protein LOC120456025: MLSATHTRSTFSPLCGAAQVLSQQQTRNKSSKTVEVYRDASKNLSFDVVAVRCCSCCCCCCCRCYCFTFL, encoded by the coding sequence ATGCTCTCCGCCACACACACGCGGTCAACGTTTTCTCCGCTTTGTGGCGCCGCGCAAGTTTTGTCGCAGCAGCAAACACGCAATAAAAGTTCAAAAACAGTTGAAGTATACCGCGACGCGAGTAAAAATCTTTCCTTCGACGTCGTCGCTGTtcgttgttgtagttgttgttgttgttgctgctgccgctgctacTGCTTTACGTTTCTATAG
- the LOC120455226 gene encoding GPI transamidase component PIG-T, which yields MARKYPVAFVLLLLVAFIAGANLGRDDERFHEELVVRPLSGDHVNTYFQFTTRWHYGDKDNLYHTQLTPRVIAELLQQFAVKELHIGLTQGLWRYETWGYPIVEATSGAEMWAWFSGANLTNREVDRQWKELANVFSGVLCASLNFVDNTNSIAPRHLIRPQFMPANGQRFVRYATLPREIVCTENLTPWKKLLPCGSASGFASLLNSGHVHNTKYHSLGLKVRVLCEDHDEDNCIVELTQTANLVYDLRLFELSNNDFSLRRLFGMGLNGFCELAESSKIYVQRNEQGERYQLVPEPVHEAKTTRGGHSVVYSVYDMHEQFKEPGERLFNVAWLAPKSENRRRNLAKPSLPPVTVHRYLLGHGQERGRIVTEVTNSHYDALPIMLQEVIPWYVHAYLHTLSIRRKPQRVNEYGRQRLPFKLLHYTPGKQRELPSHLEIGFTLPGQTSALITIDVDYLLLKWLEYPPDANHGHYIGSAIVSSQLPMGRNYTALPPEGHLFEHSFNATRPSYVLSLHTEALIVSLPTPDFSMPYNVICLACTVVALAFGPIHSVATKMIIVGRQASTPKNFVKKIFNKIFRRGKPTDEAAAECEELRAAAGGAAGGATGMASARASISPGGPSGDQPLLEDLDEEEEEQD from the exons ATGGCCAGGAAGTATCCGGTGGCGTttgtcctgctgctgctggttgcaTTTATTGCCGGCGCGAATTTGGGACGCGATGACGAACGTTTTCATGAGGAGCTAGTGGTTCGTCCTTTGTCCGGCGACCATGTCAACACCTACTTCCAGTTCACCACGCGCTGGCACTACGGCGACAAGGACAATC TGTACCACACCCAATTGACGCCCCGCGTGATTGcggagctgctgcagcagttTGCGGTGAAGGAGCTGCACATTGGCCTGACCCAGGGATTGTGGCGCTACGAGACATGGGGCTATCCCATTGTGGAGGCCACCAGCGGTGCCGAGATGTGGGCGTGGTTCAGTGGCGCGAATTTGACCAACCGCGAAGTGGACCGCCAGTGGAAGGAGTTGGCCAACGTGTTCTCTGGCGTTTTGTGCGCCTCGCTGAATTTCGTGGACAATACGAATAGCATTGCACCGCGGCACTTGATCCGACCACAATTCATGCCAGCCAATGGCCAGAGATTCGTCCGCTACGCCACATTGCCGCGCGAGATTGTGTGCACGGAGAATCTGACGCCGTGGAAGAAACTGCTTCCATGTGGTAGTGCCTCAGGCTTTGCCTCACTCCTCAACTCGGGACACGTGCACAATACCAAGTACCATTCACTGGGCCTGAAGGTGCGGGTGTTGTGCGAGGATCACGACGAGGACAACTGCATTGTGGAGCTTACCCAGACGGCCAACTTGGTCTACGATCTCCGGCTGTTCGAGCTGAGCAACAATGATTTCTCGCTGCGCCGTCTGTTCGGCATGGGACTGAATGGCTTCTGTGAGCTGGCCGAGAGCTCCAAGATCTATGTGCAGCGCAACGAGCAGGGCGAGCGCTACCAATTGGTACCGGAGCCCGTGCACGAGGCGAAGACCACTCGCGGTGGACACAGTGTCGTCTACTCCGTCTACGATATGCACGAGCAGTTCAAGGAGCCCGGCGAGCGGCTGTTTAATGTGGCCTGGCTGGCGCCAAAGAGCGAGAATCGCAGACGTAATCTGGCAAAGCCATCGCTGCCGCCGGTGACCGTTCATCGTTATCTATTGGGCCATGGCCAGGAGCGGGGCAGGATCGTCACGGAGGTGACGAACTCGCATTACGACGCATTGCCCATAATGCTGCAGGAGGTGATACCGTGGTATGTGCACGCCTATTTGCACACGCTTTCCATTCGCCGCAAGCCGCAGCGTGTCAACGAATACGGACGCCAGCGACTGCCCTTCAAGCTGCTCCACTATACGCCCGGCAAGCAGAGGGAACTGCCCTCCCACCTGGAAATCGGCTTCACGCTGCCCGGCCAAACATCCGCGCTGATCACCATCGATGTGGATTACCTGCTGCTCAAGTGGCTGGAGTATCCGCCCGATGCAAATCACGGCCACTACATCGGCTCCGCCATCGTGTCCAGCCAACTGCCGATGGGCAGAAACTACACCGCTCTGCCGCCGGAGGGGCATCTCTTCGAGCATTCGTTCAATGCCACACGGCCGAGTTATGTGCTCAGTTTGCACACGGAAGCGCTGATTGTTTCGCTGCCCACGCCCGACTTCAGCATGCCGTACAATGTGATCTGTCTGGCTTGCACGGTGGTGGCCCTGGCCTTCGGACCCATCCACAGTGTGGCCACCAAGATGATCATTGTGGGCCGCCAGGCGTCGACGCCCAAGAACTTTGTCAAGAAGATCTTCAACAAGATTTTCCGGCGCGGCAAGCCCACCGATGAAGCAGCTGCCGAGTGCGAAGAATtgcgagcagcagcaggaggagcagcaggggGTGCAACTGGAATGGCATCTGCGAGAGCATCGATATCGCCAGGCGGGCCATCGGGCGACCAGCCGCTGCTGGAAGATCTCGacgaggaagaggaggagcaGGACTAG
- the LOC120455224 gene encoding trithorax group protein osa, which produces MSAVYSPQPPQQQPQQQQQLQQQQQPPPPQQQQQQQQQQQLQQPPPNSAPNQQPPGSGVGPGGGGGPGGPGGGGILPMGMQQQQQQRPPMGVPGSPGSIISGGGGGGGGGVVGGGGMPGGGMMGTPPSTPRGGANMQGGGGGGVPQQVNSAQIQKMLDENCGLIQTIQDFQSMGKAQECMSYHVALHRNLVYLAQLADPAMNISQILPPPHVLQTQAIQQGGQQTPPTGPHGMLGGPPQQQQPGQGPVPGQPGQGPPQMGMQQHGGDPQGPPVQMPPYGAQQQQQPQPHPGLPPGAQQQSQQQQQQQQQQQQQAAAAAAAAAAAAAVAAGQQQGPQVSQAGPQSQQQQQQHPVYRNAQGQGQPGAGQGPGQGQGPGQSVINPNAAPNQQRPNNGPLSGPQNPQQQQPQPGGQQPPNQQQQGGPGGPGPQPGAGGPGVPPPQSPYRVSYQQQQQQHSHYPGYPPQPQTQYQPQSAYPYGPPTQGYGPPPPGPPNAAQGGYHHGPAGAATGASGHGYQPNAGAGQGPPPGAYPPPPGSQQVPPVPGQQQPPPGPPPPGQPPTGGQQPPPGPPQSQYGPPPPQNSAGGPPPMGYAGYPPNPGQYGQSAAGGGPPPSGYWPPPPPTSSAQSPYQAYQQQQQQQAAAAGGAGAPPGSSYPGGPPTSGAAPPPPPGGAYSTTAPSQTPPPQAGGGAGGGNTNPNGPNAQQSTPPPQGGAGGGAGPSGPGGPAGQQYAGPPQQQQQQQQPPGVVVSGVAPLPTQVQPTYSTPGNYNQQPGAPPPPNQQQQQQQQQQQQTPPSAGGSAGGGGAPNAQGQGNQQPPPNGATPPMPPNQYQPAPGAPQGPYGGPPPPQAYGPPPPGSAYPGHAYHQPPQAGGYAQYPPTQGYQGYRPAGAQMPPPGAPQGPPPTGAYGYYSQQPPQ; this is translated from the exons ATGTCTGCAGTTTACTCGCCGCaaccgccgcagcagcagccgcaacagcagcagcaactgcagcagcagcagcagcctcccccgccacaacaacaacagcagcagcagcaacaacaacagttgCAGCAACCGCCACCAAACTCCGCGCCCAATCAACAGCCGCCTGGATCCGGAGTAGGTcccggcggaggaggcggacCGGGCGGACCAGGCGGCGGTGGCATCCTGCCCATGggcatgcagcagcagcagcaacaacgtcCGCCCATGGGCGTACCAGGATCACCGGGCAGCATCATCtctggcggcggcggcggcggtggtggtggagttGTTGGCGGCGGCGGAATGCCCGGTGGCGGAATGATGGGCACACCACCGTCCACACCACGCGGTGGCGCCAATATGCaaggcggcggtggtggtggggtGCCGCAGCAAGTGAACTCGGCGCAAATCCAAAAGATGCTCGACGAGAACTGCGGCCTCATCCAGACGATTCAGGACTTCCAGAGCATGGGCAAGGCGCAGGAGTGCATGTCCTACCACGTCGCGCTGCATCGCAATCTGGTCTACCTCGCCCAGTTGGCCGATCCCGCCATGAACATCTCACAAATACTGCCG CCGCCGCACGTCCTCCAAACGCAGGCGATTCAGCAGGGCGGCCAGCAGACGCCGCCAACTGGACCGCACGGCATGCTGGGTGgtccgccgcagcagcagcagccgggTCAGGGTCCAGTGCCTGGACAACCGGGCCAGGGTCCGCCGCAAATGGGCATGCAGCAGCACGGCGGCGATCCGCAGGGACCGCCTGTCCAGATGCCGCCATACGgcgcacagcagcaacagcagccgcagccacatCCCGGCCTGCCGCCGGGCGCCCAACAACAatctcagcagcagcaacagcagcagcagcaacaacaacagcaggctgcagcagcggcggcagcagcagcagcggcagctgcCGTAGCAGCCGGCCAACAGCAGGGACCGCAAGTCAGCCAAGCGGGTccgcagtcgcagcagcagcaacagcagcatccCGTCTACCGCAACGCCCAGGGTCAGGGACAGCCGGGAGCTGGTCAAGGGCCTGGCCAGGGCCAGGGGCCGGGTCAGTCTGTCATCAATCCGAATGCCGCGCCCA ATCAACAGCGTCCCAACAACGGACCACTGTCCGGACCCCAGAATccccagcaacagcaaccgcaACCAGGCGGCCAACAGCCGCctaatcagcagcagcagggcgGTCCCGGCGGACCAGGACCACAGCCAGGAGCCGGCGGACCAGGTGTACCGCCACCGCAGAGTCCGTACCGCGTCAGctaccagcagcaacagcagcagcacagccACTATCCCGGCTATCCGCCACAGCCGCAGACGCAGTACCAGCCGCAGAGCGCCTATCCCTACGGGCCGCCAACCCAGGGCTACGGTCCACCGCCGCCGGGTCCACCGAATGCCGCTCAAGGTGGCTACCATCATGGGCCAGCCGGTGCGGCGACGGGCGCCAGTGGGCATGGCTATCAGCCAAATGCCGGAGCCGGGCAAGGACCACCGCCGGGTGCATATCCACCGCCGCCTGGCAGCCAGCAGGTGCCACCGGTGCCGGGgcaacagcagccgccgccaggaccaccaccaccaggaCAACCGCCGACCGGTGGCCAGCAACCGCCACCAGGACCGCCGCAGAGTCAATACGGACCTCCGCCGCCGCAGAACTCTGCTGGCGGACCGCCACCGATGGGCTATGCGGGCTATCCACCGAATCCCGGACAGTATGGCCAGTCGGCAGCGGGAGGAGGGCCACCGCCCAGTGGCTACTGgccgccgccaccacccaCGAGCAGTGCTCAGAGTCCCTATCAGGCGtatcaacagcagcagcagcagcaagcagcCGCCGCTGGCGGAGCGGGTGCACCGCCGGGCAGTAGCTACCCGGGCGGACCACCGACTAGCGGAGCagcgccaccaccaccgccgggCGGTGCCTACAGCACCACGGCGCCCAGCCAGACGCCACCGCCACAGGCTGGCGGCGGAGCAGGCGGTGGCAACACCAATCCAAACGGACCCAACGCACAGCAATcgacgccgccgccgcagGGAGGAGCTGGTGGTGGAGCGGGACCCAGCGGACCTGGCGGACCGGCTGGTCAGCAGTATGCGGGAccgccgcagcaacagcagcagcaacaacagccaccAGGCGTGGTGGTTTCCGGTGTGGCACCGCTGCCCACGCAAGTGCAGCCTACATACTCGACGCCGGGCAATTACAATCAGCAGCCAGGagcaccgccgccgccgaatcaacagcagcagcaacaacagcagcaacagcaacagacaCCGCCATCGGCGGGCGGATCCGCTGGCGGTGGCGGAGCACCAAATGCCCAGGGACAAGGCAATCAGCAACCGCCTCCGAATGGAGCCACACCGCCGATGCCACCGAATCAATACCAGCCGGCGCCGGGCGCACCACAAGGTCCGTACGGAGGACCGCCGCCACCACAGGCCTACGGACCACCGCCGCCGGGTAGCGCGTATCCCGGCCACGCCTACCATCAGCCACCCCAGGCCGGTGGCTATGCACAATACCCGCCCACGCAGGGCTATCAGGGCTATAGGCCCGCCGGGGCACAGATGCCGCCGCCAGGAGCACCACAGGGCCCGCCACCCACCGGCGCATATGGATACTACAGTCAACAGCCGCCTCAATGA